One region of Planctomycetota bacterium genomic DNA includes:
- the ade gene encoding adenine deaminase, translated as MPPGPTPSAHAPFTLRHLVADVFARRIEPREIDVKDGRIVAMRAASGPVEDGVLIPGLIDAHVHVESSMLPPSEFARVAVRHGTVGTVSDPHEIANVLGEAGIEFMLQDARRRNFQFCFGCPSCVPSTAFESSGATIDSKQVASILMRPDIHYLSEMMNWPGVLHGDAEVYAKIAAAKALGKPVDGHAPQLRGNDAAKYIAAGISTDHECVTLEEARGKAQRGMKVLIREGSAARNFEALWPLLKEMPQMCMFCTDDAHPDMLLAGHINVLLARAVACGVNFYDALRAATVNPIEHYGLGSGLLRVGDRADMVLVGDNVQFHVSKTWIAGELVARNGQATFERLPVETPNRFREATFLPNDFRVATKSAGSVQVRVIVPHDGELVTSEAIESLAVRDSTIELDPADGRDIAYLAVINRYTPEPPAVAFIKGLGLGRKSIAASVAHDSHNVVVAAGTREALAKAANAVFRAGGGLALINGEREQVLPLPIAGLMSDKPAEEVGETYKKLTREVQGKFKAPFMTLSFLALLPIPALKLSDRGLFDAQKFRFTNLQL; from the coding sequence ATGCCTCCCGGACCGACTCCATCAGCACATGCGCCCTTCACCCTGAGGCACCTGGTGGCGGATGTCTTCGCCCGACGCATCGAGCCCCGGGAAATCGACGTCAAGGATGGGCGGATCGTCGCCATGCGGGCAGCGAGCGGGCCGGTCGAGGACGGAGTGCTGATCCCCGGACTGATCGACGCCCATGTGCATGTGGAGAGCAGCATGCTGCCCCCGAGCGAATTCGCGCGGGTGGCGGTGAGGCATGGCACGGTCGGCACCGTGAGCGATCCGCACGAGATTGCCAATGTGCTGGGCGAGGCGGGCATCGAGTTCATGCTGCAGGACGCCCGGCGCCGCAACTTCCAATTCTGCTTCGGCTGCCCCTCGTGCGTGCCATCGACGGCCTTCGAGAGCTCCGGCGCGACCATCGACTCGAAGCAGGTCGCAAGCATTCTCATGCGGCCCGACATCCATTACCTGAGCGAGATGATGAACTGGCCCGGGGTGCTGCATGGCGACGCGGAGGTCTACGCGAAGATTGCGGCGGCCAAGGCGCTGGGCAAGCCTGTCGACGGTCATGCTCCGCAGCTCAGGGGAAATGACGCAGCGAAGTACATCGCCGCCGGGATCTCCACCGATCATGAGTGCGTGACCCTGGAAGAGGCGCGGGGCAAGGCGCAACGGGGCATGAAGGTCCTGATTCGCGAGGGCTCGGCGGCGCGAAACTTCGAGGCGCTCTGGCCGCTGCTCAAGGAGATGCCGCAGATGTGCATGTTCTGCACCGACGACGCGCATCCGGACATGCTGCTGGCTGGGCACATCAATGTGCTGCTGGCGCGGGCGGTGGCGTGCGGCGTGAACTTCTACGATGCTCTGCGCGCCGCGACCGTGAACCCAATCGAGCATTACGGCCTTGGCAGCGGGTTGCTGCGCGTGGGTGACCGGGCCGACATGGTGCTGGTGGGTGACAACGTGCAGTTTCATGTAAGCAAGACCTGGATCGCCGGTGAGCTGGTCGCGAGGAACGGGCAAGCGACCTTCGAGCGGCTGCCGGTGGAGACGCCCAACAGGTTTCGCGAGGCGACATTTTTGCCGAATGATTTCCGCGTGGCGACCAAGTCAGCAGGAAGCGTTCAAGTGCGGGTGATTGTTCCGCACGATGGCGAGCTTGTGACCAGCGAAGCGATTGAGTCATTGGCCGTCAGAGACTCGACGATCGAATTGGATCCGGCCGATGGTCGCGACATCGCCTATCTGGCGGTGATCAATCGCTACACGCCAGAGCCGCCGGCCGTCGCGTTCATCAAGGGGCTGGGTCTGGGCCGAAAGTCGATCGCCGCGAGCGTGGCCCACGACAGCCACAATGTCGTTGTCGCTGCGGGCACGCGCGAAGCACTGGCGAAGGCCGCCAACGCAGTGTTCCGGGCCGGCGGCGGGCTGGCCCTGATCAATGGCGAGCGCGAGCAGGTGCTGCCGCTTCCGATTGCGGGGCTGATGAGCGACAAACCGGCGGAAGAAGTGGGGGAGACCTACAAGAAGTTGACCCGCGAAGTGCAGGGGAAATTCAAGGCGCCCTTCATGACCCTGAGTTTCCTGGCGTTGCTTCCGATCCCGGCGCTGAAACTCAGCGACCGCGGCCTGTTCGACGCGCAGAAGTTTCGTTTCACCAACCTGCAATTGTGA
- a CDS encoding methyl-accepting chemotaxis protein codes for MKIRFRHSLLGQFILYGVLPFLLISLAVVVINRSRLETLLGQLSEEEALVDAEMIAANYESRNQATVMTAQTMASAAERGLFGKREESLEFARQVMENSSRVNGCWFCYEPNADGKDASYAGAVRANIELPSAALDPKGRFIPYWYRDLQQGGKISLKSLNEFENMWNQGPLRNWRDHKSRAPTITEPYTYEGVMMTECTVPIVIDGKFAGNAGVDRSLIQIESYLQTLATRTGNNIFMVSAGGKFIAAVAPLDGQGRAIADLSQLKTQEVASTPWGPVLAPLLKGSDSATAWLEDPIAKSQTVFATAKIPTGGWTVLVEIPAGEIQGRIFNFAMVSGSIAVASIVLVTILLVRLAMRLAGRIRKGVQAASIVAQGDLSRSFADPSNLDESGKLLQTMDEMGQRLAGLVGKVREATIAITGTANQMTAASHQQDEVAQSFGASSSEIAAAIRQISTTGAELFRTMEGVSASAKESSRLANEGRTDLKSMGVTMDALAKATGEISGRLAAINDKASNINAIVVAITKVADQTNLLSVNAAIEAEKAGESGKGFLVVAREIRRLADQTASATLDIERTVEQMQTAVSGGVMEMDRFADQVRRGVGQVSSIGQRLAGVIQGVGEIGGQFGEVTTGMQSQVQGAEQIRQSMDGLSQNASRARDATKEFSEAAQSLILSISVLREAVAIFKLADQARKNQV; via the coding sequence ATGAAGATTCGGTTCCGGCACAGCCTGCTCGGACAATTCATTTTGTACGGTGTGCTGCCCTTCCTGCTCATCTCTCTGGCGGTGGTGGTCATCAATCGCAGCCGCCTTGAGACGCTGCTGGGACAGCTGAGCGAGGAGGAGGCGCTGGTCGATGCGGAAATGATTGCCGCGAATTATGAGTCGCGAAACCAGGCGACCGTGATGACCGCTCAGACCATGGCCAGCGCCGCGGAACGCGGATTGTTCGGGAAACGTGAGGAGAGCCTGGAATTTGCCCGCCAAGTCATGGAGAATTCCTCACGGGTCAACGGCTGCTGGTTCTGTTACGAACCCAACGCCGATGGCAAGGACGCCTCCTACGCGGGTGCCGTGCGAGCGAACATTGAATTGCCCTCCGCCGCATTGGATCCCAAGGGCCGCTTCATTCCCTACTGGTACCGCGACCTCCAGCAGGGCGGCAAAATTTCGCTGAAGTCCCTCAATGAATTCGAGAACATGTGGAATCAGGGACCGCTGCGCAATTGGCGGGACCACAAGAGCCGCGCGCCCACGATCACGGAGCCCTACACCTACGAAGGCGTCATGATGACCGAGTGCACGGTTCCCATTGTCATCGACGGGAAATTTGCGGGGAATGCGGGGGTGGACCGCTCGCTGATCCAGATTGAAAGCTACCTGCAAACCCTGGCCACGCGCACGGGAAACAACATCTTCATGGTTTCGGCAGGCGGGAAATTCATCGCGGCGGTCGCACCGCTGGATGGCCAGGGACGCGCGATCGCGGATTTGTCGCAACTGAAGACCCAGGAAGTCGCGTCAACCCCTTGGGGACCCGTGCTGGCGCCGTTGCTGAAAGGGAGTGACTCGGCCACGGCCTGGCTGGAGGATCCCATCGCGAAGTCCCAGACTGTTTTTGCGACGGCAAAAATCCCGACCGGTGGCTGGACGGTCCTGGTGGAGATTCCCGCTGGAGAGATTCAGGGCAGAATTTTCAATTTCGCCATGGTGAGCGGCTCCATCGCCGTGGCCTCCATCGTGTTGGTCACCATTCTGTTGGTGCGTCTGGCCATGCGGCTGGCGGGCAGGATTCGAAAGGGCGTGCAAGCCGCCTCGATCGTGGCCCAGGGCGATTTGAGCCGCAGCTTCGCGGATCCCTCCAATCTCGACGAGTCGGGAAAACTCCTGCAGACCATGGACGAGATGGGACAGCGTCTGGCCGGCCTGGTGGGCAAGGTGCGCGAGGCGACCATCGCCATCACCGGCACCGCCAACCAGATGACCGCCGCCAGCCACCAGCAGGACGAGGTGGCCCAGTCCTTCGGCGCCAGTTCCAGCGAGATTGCGGCGGCGATCCGCCAGATTTCCACCACCGGCGCCGAGCTCTTCCGCACCATGGAGGGGGTCTCCGCCAGCGCCAAGGAGTCGTCGCGCCTGGCCAACGAAGGCCGGACCGATCTCAAGTCGATGGGCGTGACCATGGACGCGCTGGCCAAGGCCACCGGTGAAATCTCCGGCCGACTGGCCGCGATCAACGACAAGGCCAGCAACATCAACGCCATCGTGGTCGCGATCACCAAGGTCGCCGACCAGACCAACCTGCTCTCAGTGAACGCGGCGATCGAGGCGGAGAAGGCCGGTGAAAGCGGCAAGGGATTCCTGGTGGTGGCACGCGAGATCCGCCGCCTCGCCGACCAGACCGCCTCGGCGACGCTGGACATCGAGCGCACCGTCGAGCAGATGCAGACCGCGGTTTCGGGCGGCGTGATGGAAATGGACCGCTTCGCCGATCAGGTGCGCCGCGGCGTGGGACAGGTGAGCTCGATCGGCCAGCGGCTCGCCGGCGTCATCCAGGGAGTGGGTGAGATCGGCGGTCAGTTCGGTGAGGTGACCACGGGCATGCAGAGCCAGGTGCAGGGGGCCGAGCAGATCCGCCAAAGCATGGATGGACTTTCGCAGAACGCCAGCCGGGCCCGCGACGCGACCAAGGAATTCTCCGAGGCCGCACAGTCGCTGATTCTCTCGATCAGCGTGCTGCGCGAAGCGGTGGCGATCTTCAAGCTCGCCGACCAGGCCCGCAAAAATCAGGTCTGA
- a CDS encoding penicillin-binding protein activator LpoB, whose translation MHTSLNTMSRASLLASLATLTVLSACTPARRIDSRGNEVITSTNKVDIQDFNLAADKLVQSMSESGIFAKSAHQPSILGISRITNDTSDQFDTDELIKKIRIALLQTGKVQVSTTEGLNGKPEDPMAKGTKDMREFQSGKSNEMPRLTDYTLTAKILENSVAEGNTKQTSFIFQMSLTDTNSGLAVWEGEETVTKQGQRNAIGF comes from the coding sequence ATGCACACCTCCCTGAACACCATGTCCCGCGCCTCTCTCCTGGCCTCGCTCGCGACCCTGACCGTGCTGTCGGCCTGCACGCCGGCGCGGCGCATCGACTCGCGGGGCAATGAGGTGATCACTTCGACCAACAAGGTGGACATCCAGGACTTCAACCTTGCGGCCGACAAGCTGGTGCAGAGCATGAGCGAGTCGGGAATCTTCGCGAAGTCGGCTCATCAGCCTTCGATCCTGGGCATCAGCCGGATCACCAACGACACCTCCGACCAGTTCGACACCGACGAGCTGATCAAGAAGATTCGCATCGCCCTGCTGCAGACCGGCAAGGTGCAGGTGAGCACCACCGAGGGCCTCAACGGCAAGCCCGAGGACCCGATGGCCAAGGGCACCAAGGACATGCGCGAGTTTCAGAGCGGCAAGAGCAACGAGATGCCGCGGCTGACCGACTACACGCTGACCGCGAAAATCCTTGAGAACAGCGTGGCCGAAGGAAACACCAAGCAGACCTCCTTCATTTTCCAGATGAGCCTGACCGACACCAACAGCGGCCTTGCGGTCTGGGAGGGCGAGGAGACGGTCACCAAGCAGGGGCAGAGGAACGCGATCGGCTTCTGA
- a CDS encoding YcfL family protein yields MPRLIQSVALVLALAACNTMNTMTPDSGGGPGTKGFQQVVTNGWLNYKANVTDVREDVVNGDQKRVQVAVFSNQLNPQSFSYRFLWFDANGMRITGAAQAWQTQRIMPQETITIRSIGPTPTSTQWQLQLLDTNLPLTQ; encoded by the coding sequence ATGCCTCGACTGATCCAAAGCGTCGCCCTTGTCCTCGCGCTCGCCGCGTGCAACACGATGAACACGATGACGCCGGATTCGGGCGGCGGCCCGGGCACCAAGGGATTCCAGCAGGTCGTGACCAACGGATGGCTCAACTACAAGGCCAATGTCACCGACGTGCGCGAGGACGTGGTCAACGGCGATCAGAAGCGCGTGCAGGTGGCGGTCTTCAGCAACCAGTTGAATCCGCAGAGCTTCTCCTACCGATTCCTCTGGTTCGACGCCAACGGCATGCGCATCACCGGCGCCGCCCAGGCCTGGCAGACCCAGCGGATCATGCCGCAGGAGACCATCACGATCCGCAGCATCGGCCCGACGCCGACCTCGACCCAGTGGCAGCTGCAACTGCTCGACACCAATCTTCCGCTCACCCAGTGA
- a CDS encoding mechanosensitive ion channel, translating into MRQNERVQPDQEIQSAVESIPHLHPVVSLLIWALAIYATVLGVKLFLRGRSDTKWLGAGLLIAVFGWAGIAFGWEYPLEIVVHDAEKLSTLVVPLLRTIMEFGLVLASVSLALVVLSNLCFTLLGSDLIRLQKAAMRFGLGIIGIAIIYQVHFAGQYSIRTLVLGVGGALVFVVGLGLQRTLTNLFSGFDLQADNVFQKGDMVQIGVGGLEGVVWDTSLRSTRVHTLDGQMLIVANGELLVKEVLNLDHPTRALRVRRNVNISYSSPPMLAKEVMLQVLKHDVDVLSNPAPLVLLNQYHESAIVYELRFWVADRRTMDETVDGVLTKVWYALHESNIEIPFPIRAVRMVDMNAEAKIAAVNEENISNNESIIARCPLFDEAHMSTSERRVLARNSQEIELKPGELAVRYGEQSDHMYMVMRGKVRVLPKGKEPVEIEAPNWFGEMALLLNQPRSADVVAGENGVTLLQFSKESVIAVLKRRPEFAKELRQISDDRRIASGIQGEKLKPPTFGQRAMLLFKHLAKAMKPW; encoded by the coding sequence ATGCGTCAGAATGAGCGGGTGCAGCCTGACCAGGAGATCCAATCCGCGGTGGAATCCATCCCGCACCTTCACCCGGTCGTGTCCCTGTTGATCTGGGCGCTGGCGATCTATGCCACGGTGCTTGGCGTCAAGCTCTTCCTTCGGGGCCGGAGCGACACGAAGTGGCTCGGCGCCGGTTTGCTGATCGCCGTGTTCGGCTGGGCGGGCATCGCGTTTGGCTGGGAATACCCGCTTGAAATCGTCGTCCACGACGCAGAGAAGCTTTCCACCCTCGTCGTGCCGCTGCTTCGGACGATCATGGAGTTCGGTCTGGTGCTGGCCTCGGTCAGCCTGGCGCTTGTGGTGCTGAGCAACCTGTGCTTCACGCTGCTGGGCAGCGACCTGATCCGGCTGCAGAAGGCGGCGATGCGCTTCGGCCTGGGAATCATTGGCATCGCGATCATCTACCAGGTTCATTTCGCCGGCCAGTACTCGATCCGGACCCTGGTGCTGGGCGTTGGTGGAGCGCTGGTGTTTGTGGTCGGCCTTGGTCTGCAGCGCACGCTCACCAATCTCTTCTCCGGCTTCGACCTGCAGGCGGACAATGTCTTCCAGAAGGGGGACATGGTGCAGATCGGCGTGGGCGGACTCGAAGGCGTGGTGTGGGACACCAGCCTGCGCTCGACGCGCGTGCACACCCTCGACGGCCAGATGCTGATTGTCGCCAACGGCGAGCTGCTGGTGAAGGAGGTCCTCAACCTCGACCATCCGACGCGGGCGCTGCGGGTGCGGCGCAACGTGAATATCTCGTACTCATCCCCGCCGATGCTTGCCAAGGAAGTCATGCTCCAGGTGCTCAAGCACGACGTCGACGTCCTGTCCAATCCGGCTCCTCTGGTGCTGCTGAACCAGTATCACGAATCGGCGATTGTCTACGAGCTCCGGTTCTGGGTGGCCGACCGCCGGACCATGGACGAGACCGTGGACGGCGTCCTCACCAAGGTCTGGTACGCGCTGCACGAAAGCAACATCGAGATTCCCTTCCCGATCCGGGCGGTCCGAATGGTGGACATGAACGCGGAGGCCAAGATCGCGGCGGTCAACGAGGAGAACATTTCGAACAATGAAAGCATCATCGCCAGGTGCCCGCTGTTCGACGAGGCGCACATGAGCACTTCGGAGCGCAGGGTTCTGGCCCGCAATTCGCAGGAAATCGAATTGAAGCCGGGCGAGCTGGCGGTGCGCTACGGTGAGCAGAGCGACCACATGTACATGGTCATGCGCGGCAAGGTGCGGGTCCTGCCCAAAGGGAAGGAGCCGGTCGAGATCGAGGCGCCAAACTGGTTCGGCGAGATGGCGCTGCTGCTCAACCAGCCGCGCTCGGCCGATGTGGTCGCCGGGGAGAATGGCGTCACCTTGCTGCAGTTCTCCAAGGAGAGCGTGATCGCCGTGCTGAAACGGCGCCCGGAGTTTGCCAAGGAACTGCGCCAGATTTCCGACGACCGGCGGATCGCCTCCGGCATTCAGGGTGAAAAACTCAAGCCGCCCACCTTCGGACAGCGGGCCATGCTTCTGTTCAAGCATCTCGCCAAGGCGATGAAGCCCTGGTGA
- a CDS encoding DsrE family protein, whose amino-acid sequence MLRTLLLPILVSCAAAGCAASTQPFAGAPASRLTPAPAVQPDINSKVDKWQTVVYANRRPSADVVFYGLADWRDAITSAKTAGATQTSLIFVFDGPALVVSLNDAAFNRVMGSKNGNPWKSLVTDLQKSGAQIEACGGRMKELGVGNADLLPGVKVDNDGWLRVMDLQSKGYALFQT is encoded by the coding sequence ATGCTGCGAACCCTCCTTCTGCCGATCCTCGTCTCCTGCGCCGCGGCCGGTTGCGCCGCCTCAACCCAGCCTTTCGCCGGCGCGCCGGCGTCGCGACTCACTCCTGCGCCGGCGGTCCAGCCCGACATCAACTCAAAGGTCGACAAGTGGCAGACCGTGGTCTACGCCAACCGGCGCCCCTCGGCTGATGTGGTCTTCTACGGACTCGCCGACTGGCGCGATGCCATCACTTCCGCCAAGACCGCGGGCGCCACGCAGACCAGCCTGATCTTTGTCTTCGACGGGCCGGCCCTGGTGGTGTCCCTCAACGACGCCGCCTTCAACCGCGTGATGGGCTCGAAGAACGGCAATCCTTGGAAGAGCCTGGTGACCGATTTGCAGAAGTCCGGCGCGCAGATCGAGGCGTGCGGCGGGCGCATGAAGGAGCTGGGCGTCGGCAACGCCGACCTGCTGCCGGGGGTGAAGGTCGACAACGACGGCTGGCTGCGCGTCATGGACCTGCAATCCAAGGGCTACGCCCTCTTTCAGACCTGA